Proteins from one Triticum aestivum cultivar Chinese Spring chromosome 7A, IWGSC CS RefSeq v2.1, whole genome shotgun sequence genomic window:
- the LOC123149002 gene encoding histone-lysine N-methyltransferase ASHH3 yields the protein MGPEHVFYELTKALKDPADFVDFDLPSALKEWKLGYYIPIKRNIYLTKKRVEDDGIFCSCSLSSESSVTCGKDCQCGMLFSCCSSNCKCENKCANKSFQLRSLFKTGLIKTEKCGFGLIAEDEIKKGEFVIEYVGEVIDDRTCEERLWKMKRQRYTNFYLCEISSNMVIDATNKGNKSRFINHSCEPNTEMQKWTVDGQTRVGIFALRDIERGEELTYDYKFVQFGADQDCHCGSSNCRKMVGTSKSFNSFVLHNGNSGSSQDQHDIKKRKTTSDNCIGEIIRLWDRRDKMYVPAVVHDYDEYTGMHTLLLDEETTEKFDMREEDWDFLPRPEDPEED from the exons ATG GGACCTGAGCATGTATTTTATGAATTGACTAAGGCGCTGAAAGATCCTGCAGATTTTGTAGATTTTGATCTGCCATCTGCGTTGAAAGAATGGAAGCTGGGCTACTACATACCAATTAAGCGGA ATATTTATCTCACTAAGAAGCGGGTTGAAGATGATGGCATTTTTTGTTCCTGCTCCCTTTCTTCTGAATCATCAGTTACTTGTGGAAAAGATTGCCAATGCGG GATGCTGTTCTCTTGTTGTTCATCAAACTGTAAATGTGAGAACAAGTGTGCCAATAAATCATTCCAGCTCCGATCTTTATTCAAAACAGGATTGATTAAG ACAGAGAAATGTGGCTTTGGATTGATAGCCGAGGACGAAATAAAGAAAGGAGAATTTgttatagaatatgtaggagaag TTATTGATGACAGAACTTGTGAGGAAAGACTATGGAAAATGAAGAGACAACGTTACACTAACTTCTATCTTTGTGAGATCAGTAGCAATATGGTCATTGATGCGACAAACAAGGGGAACAAGTCCAGGTTTATCAATCATAGTTGTGAACCAAACACAGAGATGCAGAAATG GACTGTGGATGGACAGACCAGAGTTGGAATTTTTGCTCTTCGTGACATAGAGAGAGGGGAGGAGCTGACCTATGACTATAA ATTTGTCCAGTTTGGAGCAGATCAAGATTGTCATTGTGGGTCTTCAAACTGCAGAAAAATGGTTGGCACGTCTAAGTCGTTCAACTCATTTGTTCTTCACAATGGCAACTCAGGAAGCTCGCAAGATCAGCAcgacataaagaaaagaaagacaACCTCAGATAATTGTATTGGGGAGATCATCCGTTTATGGGATCGACGAGATAAAAT GTATGTCCCAGCAGTTGTACATGACTATGATGAGTACACTGGAATGCATACT TTACTGCTTGATGAAGAAACTACTGAAAAATTTGATATGAGAGAGGAAGATTGGGACTTCCTACCG CGCCCAGAAGATCCAGAAGAAGACTGA